CCCCCTGCCACTTTATAAGTTGCTCCTtctcatattatttttttctttttttgtggttccttctttttttttttttttttttttttttcctttttgtaatAACGCCTCATTCCttactaaaaataaaacaaccTTTGGATTGTCCAAGGCTTAGCCTTCTTAATATCATGAGCTtgttttttaattctttcatattgtttcatttaaaaatggaaaatttccaccatttgaaatttaatatatcttttacttttgtggTTACTTTATTTAGTATTGAATAAATCATAAATGCAAGTATACATTAATGTATTATAGTGCAATATATGTAGAAAAAATCGGAAATCTCTTGATGCTCTGAATGCTTTCCATTCTTCATATATTTTCAGTATTTGCTGATGATGTATATCAGATTGCAGCAAAATTGGAAGGTTAAAAGGCAGCGAGTGGCTGCTCCAGCTCCTGCAAATGAAGGCTTTACCATCGATTTATTTGACAATTCATCGTGTGATCCTTCGTCTGTGTTTCGACCATCTTCATCTACTATTCGTGTTGAACATGATTCGTCTGGAATGCTGGCAATTAATTTACCGCCAAATTCATGCCACTCCCTTCGTTTTGGATTTCTCAGTGGATGTAATGTGGAAAATCCTCTGGAGCGTGGAAAAAATGAGTCTACAAATTCTTCCAATCAGTCTTCAATAAACAGGGAGAAGGAATTTACGAATGATGATGAGTACATTAAGGAAACAAACTCACTTCTCCGTCAAGTTCACCATGCCATTTTCAGTGAGCAGGTAGTTTCTTTAATACTTTGATCTTGCTCATTACAAGTCCTTGCTACTTTTGTTCCCTACCACATGACACCTTTTTTCTCCTGGCCCCAGGTGTTTGATTTGGTGAATCGTGAAGCATTCAATCCATCCTTAGGTATCAACGTGACTGGCATACGAGAAAATTACTTGCAATTAAGTATAGATCAGGGTACCTCGGTCTTGATCTCTCTTGTGCCATCTGGTCAAAGTTGCCAAACAGTTGAAGGTGCAAATACCGGGATTCTGGATAATGCAAATTTACCTTTTGATTCGCTTGATGGGATTGAATTACCAGATAGAAGTGATCCCTTTGAAAAGAAATTGCGGAATCCTAATCACATAACCTTTGAGATATATCTGCAACAAATTTTCCATGAGCTAGTGTTTGTAAGATCAAATGATAGACCATCAGCGTTAAGCAGGCAATCAGGTCAAGCTGCTAATGATGGGTCTGGACTTCTTGGTCATTTCTGTTTATCTCTGGCGCACAGAATGTTTGCAAACAATGTTCTCATGGAGCTTGAAAATGTGGTAAGGTCCTAATTTCTTAATAACTCGATTTCCGATGAAAACACACTGCTTCATAAAATTTAAGGGGAAAAGACTACAATAGTTATGATTTCTATATTTGACGTTACCAGCATATTAATCTTCTAGTTTATCTTTTGTTCATTCTCAGGTTTGGAAAGTCCCATTTCTTCAGTTGATATCTCATCCCACTTGGAATTCTCGAAAATCATCATGGACATTTTTTATGGAAGTTCCTCGATCCATACTTCATCCTAATAGCATCCAGGCTCATACATCAGACAATCATCAGATGAATAATATAACCAAATCACAATTTCTGACTAAAGTAGTTGTGAATGATGATTGCATTACTATCGAAGGGGAAGGTGCACCTAATGTCGTTGGCTTGTTCAATGGAAATTCCAAGGATATCCATTCGATGAATAGATATGGTTGTGACTTGGCTGATCTTCCCGTTATAATTCTGTTGCAGGTGAGTCAAGTGGATTTCCTTGCTTCTGAGCTTCGATGTCAACAGTAATAGTATCATTGTGTTTCTGTAACAGGTTGCGAGCCAAATTATTCTTTGGCTTCATGAGGAAGCTCTAACTTGGGGAATAAAGGCCAACCGTGACTTCCTAAGTCTGTCATTTGAACTAGAACAAGGTGAAATACTCCGTCTGGTAGCCCATGTAGACCCAGATGATCCTCAAGGATGCCTTTCTTGGTGGTTGGTAATGGACGATGGTCTGATGGAGGACAAGAAACTTCATTTTGACAGTTCAGATGTTATACCTGAATACAGGAAGTTTTTGGGCCATTTATCTCTAGAAGTTTTGCATTCAACACTAATGGATTTAGTTAGTTTGTGCAGTGGAGTTGGTAGTAGCCTATAACCATGCTTTTCTTGTCTGATATTACAAATAGAAATTGCATTAAGTTCCTGTAATTTCTGCCTCTTGTTTTTCTAATCTAATGATATCTTCAGTTTTTGTCTGCATTGCTTACTCAACATCATGTATTATTTATAAACTATGCAAAAATAGTGAATGTAGGGCCATGGATGGCTGGAAGCTGACTTCAAGGATTAGAAATGGTGTAGTGATATTTAGTTTTTGATCATTTGttcttaaaaattaagcttgGTTTGTCTACTTTtatgagttttcaaaattaaagtaaaattatgCAAACTATTTCAAgaactaattttcaattttggtcATTGAGATATCAAGAATATGTACATATGGTTTAATGTTTCAGATTGGCCATTTTAATTCTTGAGTTTTtaagaataggtttaaaaggttctCCAACTAAtaaatttgttaaatttaaacGGAAAACCAACTAAATATATGATGCGATAAGATGGgttgaattttcttttctaatttgtcCACCTCTCTCCTCTTTCTTTCTCCTTTATTATCATCTCtcttttttagttattttttaatagaatCAACCAATTTCATGTCCCCGCTACTATGGTGCATTGCTTGTTGGTTCGGGTTGAAACCTGTAGGGTTGGTAGTTTTAGGTtggaaatatataaaattgaaaatattcgGTCGGTTTGGGGAATCGAAAATATTTGGGTTAGACCAAAAGAAGAAGTTAGAAAATCGAATTGGTtgctatataatatataaaattaatgtaaattattttaacaaaatagTAGTTCAACTTGGTTGGCAGTAGGTGCGTCTCCAACATTGAGGTTATGAATTTGATTATGGGTAGCACAGGATGTAATTTTATTTCTGAACTTTCCTCTTTGCCTCCTTTCTTGTGTGTTTCCTCGTCTCCCCTCCTTTTCGAGTGCACATATGGTAAATCGGGAATCAAGCTGCCTAACTCGCTGGTCTGAGCTGTTCGAGCGGCGCGATTTCTCAATAGAATAGTCCGGTCTGGTTTCAACTCCCTACAAAAATCGAACTACTCGCTGGTTTGAGTGGTTATATAGCTAGGCAGGGCGATGACAAAATGAAGGGTATGATTTGAAGTTCCAATTGGAAATTGCAAGAGAAAGAAGGTGAGAATGAAAAGGAGTCTTCCAAGTCCTACCATAATCCGTTTTCCTTATATAGCCAacctttttttctccttttgggGCTGGTCGTGGTTTTACAGTGAATCCAACCATTTCTTAAAATCATATAGCcacatcatatatttaattagttaattggtATAtttattatactttatatttgacGGAATACAAAACATTACTTCAAGTTAAATATGAATGAGCTACCTAAAAGGAAAGTGTACATTTGCTAgtataataatagctatcaattatttttaacattttcttaACCATGCATTTATATCCACAAAATCTTTCTCATTCGGATGTAATCTCGATTTATTTATGTACTATTATGAACTCAAGTATTACAAATCaactatttaattaagatttttcaatcaaatttatttattttaatcatttttttaaaaaatcaaacagaGAATAATTCCTACAAGGAACCTAATCcccacaaaattaaataaaaaattttgtagGGATgagaaataaaatgagaagGGGATGGGGACAAGGAAGGCATCCTCGCCCTTGGCCTGTCTCGTGTACATCTCTATTTTGAATAAATGTTCATCTACTAATGTATGCTTGAGCAAATGTAGTTTTAAGAAGTATGATATACTACTAATACACTTTTGGGGTTGTTTGAGTTCATAACTTCAACCCACTCAATGTTTGGGGCTTTAATTATTATAGTTAGTGTTtccaactattataacctacatGATTAGagtattattatttcaaataactctTTGCTATAATGTCTACTATTTTCTACTCATGTGCTCTCATTCTCATTCTCATTCTATCATAATCATAGACTATCATAACCATCTCAACGTTCTAAACGTTCATTagatgaattttgaattaatgtCGATATACTATTAATACACAATGTTATACTTGAAATCTAATTTAGAATAAAAGTTGACATACTACTGATTACTTTAAAAGGATTTAGAATGGGtgttgatatactattgatacgccattgttaaaatttaaatgaattttgaatgagtGTTGATAAACTATTAATATACCAATGTCATACTTAATGTTGTGTTTTGAACGaatgatatactattgatataaCAATAATATACTCAACTGATTAAATGATAATAAAGCTTTACATTTGGTATATCATTGACAAAATGAGTACAATTACAATATACCatcaaaattagagaaaaaaaatatttgaaaacataacaCAACGAACAACAAAACCTAACTCAAACAACTGAAATTGGATTAATCGAATGAAAACAACTCCATatcaaaatgaaagaaaaagaaaaaagagctTCCACTATATAAcacaattaaaatcatgttaTATTAGTTACATAAATGATATACTTCATATATAAAGTACATCAATTTTAACtgatatactaaaaaaaatatttcaattaaCTATATTACAATATATGCATATCTTATTTTGTAAATTAGCATATTATACTACTTAATTTAGGCTAATTTAGAATCTTCCACATTTTTATGTATATTTACCCATTTCATACTTTGTAATACATGCTGAATAAAATACCAAAAATTCTACATAGTATCAGAGCTTGTGTTTTAACCTAGCTGCCACTGTCTCCCCAGTCTGTGCCGCTTCCACCAACATCCTGCCCAGAAGATCCCCTCTATTCGAGTATCCAAGTCATGTCGTTTTTGTGCTAAACTGTGCCTTCCAGATATGTGTTGCCTCGAAACCATTGCGCATACAGACGCCCAAATCTGACCATCCGCGACCAAGTCCATTCGTCTGTGTCTAGATTCGTGCGTCGTTGACCTGAAATGAACCAACCAAGTCGAACACTGTCTAGTTCTGCTACAATTCAGCCGCATGCCCATATTGCACTGCGCAGCTCGTCGACCACGAATTCCCCGCTCACTGTCCGTTCATATCATCCTCGTCATGGTCACCGTCCAAACCTCCAAACAGAACTGGGTGTCCGTCCAGATCTGTGCACACCACCGCTGTTCATCTCCGATCCTTGCGTAGATCCAAACTAGATTCACTCAGACCCATGCATCAGATCTCCTCATCCAGATCTGCTTCCATCCAAATCAGGCTCGTGTTGATCTATGTCCACCCAGATCTCCACTGTCCTCCGGTCCAGATCCACTATCCATTTGCCTAGATCAGTTGATCGGATCCAGACCCACTGTCCATCCTCGTCGACCATAGATCTAgcatttgggtgaaaattttattttattttttaaaagaaaagtaaaagggAACCAACCTTTGTTTGAGAATTTCgttgataaattttgaaatgggAGTCTCCTTTTTGTACTCAACCTTGGGCGGGTTTGGGCCTCAAGGGATCCATGTTGGAGGAAGTTAAAAGATAGACTAATGTGGGTTCAGTAGACGTCCCACACACACGTCGCCACTGCCGTTCGTCTGTTGGACGGGTTGGACGGGTGAGACACGCGTGTGtgattattttttcaataaaaatatcatttttttcattagttttttatttattaaaaaaaactcttaaGCCATTGGTCTTTCGCACGTATCGGTCTTCTGCTCACGCCTATCGCCTCACGCACGTTCTGTGGTTGGGAGCGTTTCCCTCGACAGCTTCACGCTGCAAGTTGGGTTTCCAACCTTATAAAAGGTGCATTTGTTCAATGTTTAAGAGCAGAACATTATTTcattctctcaatctctcaatctctgTCTTTACTGTTTTCCAAGCAATTCAGTCTGAAAGGTGCGTATTCTGGTTGGTAACAGTGCATTTTCGATCGAATTTTCCTTTTTGGACTGTTTTATCTTGAAGATGACGTGACAATATTTCTGGCCTACTTGCACACTTGGACAGAGCTACGAAACGTCTTAAAAAGAGCAAGCTTCCCGACTCATCCTATAACGAACTTTTATTTTGCAGGATCCGTTCTTTACCCGATTGTCGGTTCTTGACCATTTGCTACTGTCTTGTTCATCGTTTGAGGGTATTAccatttccaacaattttaagacgaTCCTTTGGCAATTCGTTAATGGCCTTCACTAACAACAACGACATTATGACATCTGACCTCAATCCTCCATTCTGGTTCAAAGGAGCAACTTCAAATGGTGGAAGCAAAATATGTTGTTCTTTCTTACTGTCAAAAAAGTTGCCAACGCATATACCAGGGATAAGCCAATTGTCCCGTCAGAAGAAGCAACTGAACAATAGATAAAAGAAGCTGTTAACTGGGAGGAGAAAGATTTTTCATGTAAgaactttatattaaatggtTTGATTGATGATTTGTATGACTACTACAACACAATGAAGACAACAAACGAGGTCTGGGACACCATGCAAAAGAAGTACGGCATAGAGAAGGTCGGGTCGAAGAAATATGTTGTCAGTcgttatctcaagttccagatgacAAATGACAAATCTGTGGAGGTCCAATCCCATGAACTGCAGAAGATAGACCATGAGATAATAACTGAAGATATGCCTCCAGACGAACAATTCCAAATTGCTCTTATTAATGATAAACTGTCCCCTTTGTGGAAGGATTTTAAGAACACATTAaggcataagaccaaggagtttTCCTTGGAGAGTCTCATCACCCGGTTAAGGATTGAGGAGGAAGCTCGAAAGTAGGAccagagggaggaggtgaaTGTCGTACCTGGGAGATTTGCCTTTGCTGTGTTAAAACCTGACCAAAAGTCAAAAGGGACAAAGAAGAAAGGTCAAAACTGTGGTTGTAGCAACCAGAACCAACCGAAAAACCAGAAACCCTCTTCAAGAGAAATAGTACAATTCCTTtgctttaattataataaacctGGACACATGACAGAAGAACCGTTAGTTTccatgatcacagaagtaaatgtgatcgatGGTTCTGAAAagtggtggatagacactggcTCTACGCGTCATGTCTGTCAcgaccttagtctatttaaaacttatactaaatctaaggataagaatattctatTGGGGGATCACCATTCTACGAAAGTCGTTGGAATCGGCGAGGTGGAGCTGAAGTTTACCTCTGGAAAACCCTCACGTTGAAGGACGTTTTGTACACTCCggagataagaaagaacttgGTCTCATGCTATCTTCTCAACAAAGTCGAATTTACTCAAACCATAGGGGCATATTtatatacccttaccaaaaataatgtattcatAGGGAAATGGTATGCAActgagggaatgttcaaattaaatttagaccttaaaaaaatgaaatcttctgtgtatatgttgtgttctatgaatatttggcatgctagactctgtcatattaataagaatttaattagtaacatgattaggctggaaatgatacctaagttatccacgattgaatttgataaatgtGAGTATTGTAGTCaagctaaaattactaaaacccCGCATAAATCTATACTTAGAATTTCTGAGCctttagatttaattcattctgatttatgtgaatttaatggcatcttgactaggaacaataaaagatattttattactttcatTGATAactgctctgattttacttttgtatatttgctaaaaaataaaaatggtgtGTTTGATGCCTTCAAATTATTTGTTTCTGAAGTAGAGAATCGGTTTAATAGAAAGattaaaagacttcgtagtgataggggaacTGAGTACGACTCGGACAActttaatgagttctttaactcacatggaataatataCAAAAAGATTGCACCTTACTCTCCTGAAATGAACGGAAAagccgaaaggaaaaatagaactttagctgagctagtagttgctattttacttactTCAGGAGTCGCATCTTATTGGTAGGGTGAAATCATTCTTAccgtgtgttatgtcctaaatagaacTCCAAagtttaaaaacataaattcaCCCTACAAAATCCTCAagaataaaaaaccaaacttGTCATATTTTAGAACATGGGGTTGTTTAGCCTATGTAAGGGTTCCAAACCCTAAAAGAAGAAAGTTAGCCAATAGAGCCGATGAGTgcgtctttataggttatgccataaatagtaaagcctataaATTCTATAATCTAGTAAACTAAGTTATCATTGAGTCAAACGATGCGTAGgatagatttccttttaaatcgaGAAATAGTAGAGGCTCAGGATCTAGTAGtctaaccctagttagaaatcctaccTTTACAGAGGAAACCGACttagaacctagaagaagcaaaagaactaGAACCACCAAGGATTTCGGGGTTGACTTCCAGACCTATAATATAGAAGAAGATTCCAAAGATCTAAAAGTTACCTTGTCCTCTATAGATGCCAACTTATGGCAATAAGTCATAAAGGATGAGATGGACtctcttgagtcaaataggacttgacacttagtagatctacccccaAGTTGCAAGACAATAGGGTGCAAATAGATCTTAAGGAAgaaacttagacctgatggaACAGTTGACAAGTTCAAAGTCAGGTTAGTGGCAAAGAgctttagacaaagagaaaacgtAGACTTcttgtcactagaattacctcaatccgTGTCTTGTTCTCTCTCGCtgccctttataacctcgtagtacatcagatggatgtaaagatTGCCTTCCTAaacggtgaacttgaagaagagatttacatggaacaacctgagggttttatagtctatgaaaaaaaaaataaggtttGTAAACTAGACAAATCTCTCTAAGGTctgaaacaagctcctaagcaatgacatgaaaagtttgataacctaatcatatctaaatatttcaaggttaatgaaagtgacaaatgtaTCTACCATAAGGTTGAAAATAATCTTTAcactatcttgtgtctatatgtagatgatttgttaatctttgggtcgaacttgtacgtcataaatgatgtgaaatctATATTGAGTGCAAACTTCAACATGAAAGACATAGGAGAAGttagtgtaatcttaggcataaaagtgactaggtctgaaaaggaaatttctttggatcaatcttactatatagaaaagattctaaagaaatataattacataaacCAACATGTACTTCTTATGACCCTAAtgttaagttgttcaagaacactggtgacagtgttaatcaatctgagtatgtaAGCATCATAAGCAGTCTTAGATACGTTGCTGACTGCATTAGGCTTGACATAGCTTATACTGTAGGATTACTTTGCAGGTTTACAAGAagacctagtaaagagcattggattgctatagaaagggttatgaagtacttaaagaaaacccaaaaactaggattacattatcagaaGTTTCCCGTTGTCCTGGAAGGATTCAGTGATGTTGACTAGAACTCCCtttcggatgattcaaaggctacaagtggctatatctttaatatagcagACAAAGATGTCTCTTAGAAGTCTAAGGAACAAAGTATTGTAGCTCAATCTATGATGGAGTCAGAAATATAGCACTAGCGAAAACTATGAAGAAGTAGgttggcttagaagtctgctatcaaATATTCCCTTATAGAAAAAGCCAGTAGCCATATTGATCTATTTTGATAGTACTACAACAATCGCAAAAGTTTAGAACCGTTATTACAATGGAAAGAAATGACAATTACATCGTAAGCACAATACCATTAAAGAGTTTCTCACTACTAGTgtagttagagtggatcatatacggacttatgaaaatttggcagatcctttgacgaaaggactCGCTAGAGAGAAGGTTTTCAGAACCTCATAAAGAatgggactcatgcctatagaaagatgaatcactATGAGGAAAACCTAACTTGTAGACcggagatcccaagaaacagaTTCAAAGGTAATAACTAATCACAAGTGATACATAGTGAATCATGATAAAACAAACAcagagttccattcctatgacttaaACTCCGAGCATTATATCCTGAAGCGTAAGAGAGGTTAaactcagttcttaatgagatctatacttgatgacaagtggggtacctagctacggagtactcttgatagactcacctatgtgaatgtgAAAGTGGGGGCCTCTTCCTATAGAGTTttttttaggcaaactctctagaaCGTTCATTAAATCGGGATAcacgtgctaggccttaaagcCTGGGATTTTGAACTACACCCTAATGACACTATGTGTGAGATATATAGTTCAAAACTAAGGGTTACTCAAGTATATTCTGAATTATCTACACTACGTAAAGGTTTAAGTCGttagacacctttgcttatgcacaatATTGTATAGACTGAAATTACTCaatgaaaaatttgtttttttcttatgtttaaattttcaagtgggggattgttggatgaaattttaattttgtttttaaaaagaaaaaacaaaagggaaccaacctttggttgagaatcccacattaataaattttgaaatgggAGTCTCCTTTTTGTACTCCAACCTTGGACTTGGGTTTGAGCCCTAAGGGGTTCCTATGTTCTGGAGAGAGTGagaagatagaccaatgtgggttcggTGGACGTCCCACACGTGCACTACTGCCGTCCGGTCGGGCGTGGCAAGGCATGTGatcattttttcattattttttattaaaaaaatagaaatagcaTAAATTAAACTTTGTTTCACCAACGATTCGAGGTTGTAGCATAGTTGAGGTTGAATCTAAAGGATCTACTGTTGGATAGATACCTTTGGCAGGACGGCCAAAGATTGAATGAAATGTTGCCATGGGGTTTCGGCAATttcaattccattttcattattgGTCTTCCGCATGTATCGAACTTCTGCCTGCACCTATCGCCACGTGCACGTTCTGTGGTTGGGAGCGTTTTCCTCCCTGAAAGCTTCACGCTGCCACTTGGACAGAGctgcgaaacgtcttaaagaaaGCGAGCTCCGCGACTCAGTCTATAACGAGCTTTTGTTTttgaaggagtaatataacgTGCAACAGAagaattcaaaatcaataagcacttaaactacacttaatttgagttttaaacatgctactcaTGAGGTTTTCATAAAGGGGTTTGAAccaaacattacctttgaagatctcttTTGCAAATTCAACAGAATTTCCACAAGTTTGAGCTTGATTCTTTAAGTAGACCACCAATAATATCTTCTTCACTATGCTCAGGAAGGAATGTGTGGTAGAAACACTCTCATTAAGCTGATTTGAGGATGAACTTGAGAGGGTGTAGTAAGGTTTTTAGTTTTGCAGCAACTTAGATAAAGTTCTCAACCTTCTCTTTTTTAATTCCATGCGTGAAGATCTATTTTCTAGACTGATTTGATGAATTAGAACATGACTACATGTAGGGCAGCTCCTACTTGGAATTGATTGAAGATCTAAGGTGGCATTTGATGATAAAACACCGAAAAAAAATGGTTAGTGGATTTTCCcaattttgggaaaaatccactaactcaaatttctcttttttttaaaaaaaaaaaattgatttttattaaaaaaaaactattttgtttaaaaattaattttataaaataatttaaaataatcaatttaaataaaattaaatccaattttaattaaaccttttaattaaaaaatattaaattaataaaacactaattccaccaaTATGGTTCAAtttcatacaattaatatttaaataataatttaaatattaattgattctccaaccTCGTTTTAGTTTCgactaaattaaacgttttaattgcatcatatacaatcaattgaaaacctaaaactgaatttgaacatttcaaattcataaccctaaattcaagaTTCATCCAATCAATACTCAGtttattattccaatttatgagctagtagagggacctactgaacctatagatcatgagctccaacgatttgtaataaattggttaaactctttcaACCGAATTAATTACTTTTCGTTAACCATCAAggcataccactatagctcgatagttacactctcatcactgtagatgtatttatGTCCatgttaaccataatcagtaagttgatccttcacagatcattcgtatttacagttgggtcaaaattaccattttacccctgtaaatgcatcttgttccttaagctcccactagccctctaataaacaactaTTTTATAATatcacttatgaatcatgtccctctctctatcatgagagggcggggccctgtttgttcaagactaggaatcagcacttaagagaacaacctatctgctaaccctaagatgggtaggagtaaattccatcacgcaaggctatgtccccaactatctatctaaTCTCATCTCTAAGATGGAAGACTTATTAAGCcatgctgttggactactctcacccatgcagatcaaaggacaatcctgaataaacaggagttcatagctagctcagattaagatcgagttatcttaggttactttagtatgaaatagttagttttaatagtaaacggtcgttataaagaaaagtgactatttcgaggtccagtctttatgcaaactcattgcataggatgcccctactcacatgaatctacatgaatgatctgtggatcacataaTTTGTATTACCATACAAAAATGGGTCGTAATACCAACAACATTATCGAATAAGatacttaataatattttattgataaatagaatgtttaacacgaaatttacgaactgcgagttctaggacattcctaacAGTTTTGCAGGATTCGTTCTTTGCCTGACCGTCAGTTTCTGACTGTTTGTTGCCGTCCTGTTCATTGTCTAAGAATGTTGCCATTTCCAACAATCTAACATAGTCACTCACTCAAATCCGTGTAAACTAAATCTGATTAAGATCCATCTACATCTCCATTGGCGCAGTTACTCCCTGTTTTGCATTCTCCATCCTCCATTCATGGGTTTCATATTCAATGATTTAAGGGTTTCAAAAAATTTGATTCGATTCAGCCATTCCGGTTCAGTTAGACTGATTTGGTTCAATTTAGTTTGGCTCACCATG
This DNA window, taken from Benincasa hispida cultivar B227 chromosome 6, ASM972705v1, whole genome shotgun sequence, encodes the following:
- the LOC120079684 gene encoding mediator of RNA polymerase II transcription subunit 17, translating into MDEDMKVSLDKLPVKRLEAIEETGLERFPLDVGYEEKRLSLIRRIDFAWAIEKDDDKKKQKKSSKESSTPWQWQNMIENLQLAHQELSVIIDLINTVEANDAVTVAGMTRPKPLPNEVLSDLGVSVATKLQCFRHLGKYFKQSAKGLERQIAREARFYGALIRLQQNWKVKRQRVAAPAPANEGFTIDLFDNSSCDPSSVFRPSSSTIRVEHDSSGMLAINLPPNSCHSLRFGFLSGCNVENPLERGKNESTNSSNQSSINREKEFTNDDEYIKETNSLLRQVHHAIFSEQVFDLVNREAFNPSLGINVTGIRENYLQLSIDQGTSVLISLVPSGQSCQTVEGANTGILDNANLPFDSLDGIELPDRSDPFEKKLRNPNHITFEIYLQQIFHELVFVRSNDRPSALSRQSGQAANDGSGLLGHFCLSLAHRMFANNVLMELENVVWKVPFLQLISHPTWNSRKSSWTFFMEVPRSILHPNSIQAHTSDNHQMNNITKSQFLTKVVVNDDCITIEGEGAPNVVGLFNGNSKDIHSMNRYGCDLADLPVIILLQVASQIILWLHEEALTWGIKANRDFLSLSFELEQGEILRLVAHVDPDDPQGCLSWWLVMDDGLMEDKKLHFDSSDVIPEYRKFLGHLSLEVLHSTLMDLVSLCSGVGSSL